CCGACCATACCCCTAGCTCTAACCCCGTCTCTAACCCTAACACCAACCCTAACCCCAGCACAGATTCCCgatccctcctcttcctcaccaGCTCCAGGGAGCAGAAGAGCGTGACCTGAAAAAGCAGGGGATGCATGCTCCCAACTCATCAACTGCAGCAAGTGCCCGCCGGGTGCTCACACAAGGGTTAGCGGGAAATAATGAAGCCAATTTATCAATTACCTGGGATTAATTTCCCTGTTTGCCCTAACACACATGCCCTGCCGTGCGGTTTCCCTTCATCCACGCGTGCTGCTACAGCCGCGGCTCCCGCCCCAGTCTCGCCCACACCAAGGCTCCGGGCAGGGAGCGCATCCCTTCCTACAGCTCTAACGAAGGCAGCTAATGAGCAGCGGGGACGTGTGCTGGGGAACCCAGCTCCTACTGGAGCTCCAGTGGATGACCCCGCATCCACAGGCTCTGTGGCATCCCCCAGGCATCCTGTGTTTTCCATGAGCTGAAGTTCCACGTTGAGCAAGTTTCTCAATCCAGCCCCTATGATTAACTATGAGCAACTGTTACCCTACCCCTAAACATATCACAAATCCTAACCCTGCACCCAGCAACTCTGGGACATCCCTCAGCCATCCTGTGTGTTCATGGGCTCAGGTTTTACATTGGCCAAGTTTCCCTGTTCAGACCCTATGAATAACCCTAACCAAAATACTTAACCAAACCCAAACTCTAACTCTTACATTTACTCTAACCCTGGCACTAACCCTAACCTGAACCTTAACTCTAAGCCTAACCCTAagcctaaccctaaccccaacctCACCCAAACCCTAACCCTGAAAGCTAACCGTAGCCCTAACCCTAGCCCTAATCCTACCCTAGCTCtagccctaaccctaaccctaaacccTAACCCTTATCTTAAGCCTAGCAGAAACCTGAACTCTAACCCTAAACCGAACCAACTCTAATCCTAAACAACACCAAACCTAACCCTAACGTTAATGCTAACCCTGTGAATAACCTTAACCCTAACGCttaacctaaccctaacccaaaccTAAACCCTAACCTTAAGCCTAACCCTAATCCAAATCCAACCCCTAACCCAAACCCAAATCCAAACCCCTGAGACGCTAACCCTAACactaaacctaaccctaaccctatcACACAcaaaccctaaccctaaccccaaccgTATCACAAACCCTAACCCCACACCCCACAACCCCGTGGCATCCTTTGGCCATCCCATGTCCTCACGAAGCTCACTGACCCCACTGACCAAGTTTCCCAGGCATGTGCCTATGATTAACCCCACAAACAAACCTCAGTCAGCTGAAGGTGAAGTGCTGCCCGTAGGTTTTGGGGGAACGCAGGTGGTGCCCATTGGTGGGGGGTTCCTCCCCTGGGTGCTgatggggaaactgagtcaCGGGAAGGTAGAGAACGGGGGGAGCGTGGAACACCCATATCCAGCCCCAAACCcacggtgctgctgctgggtccAGCTCACACCAATCAGTGCggctggggttggggttggagttGGATCTGGGGTTGGAGTTAAGGTaagggtttggatttgggttGAGCctagggttagggttggggttggggttagggtttCCAATAGGGTTGAGGATAGGGTTAGGGTTGAAGTTAGGGTAAGGGTTTGAGTAAGGGTTCGGGTTAGGATTGAGATTTGGGTAACTGTTTGGATTtgggttagagttagggttagggtcGGGGTGAGGGTTGAGGCTGGGGTTAGGTGCAATGCAGGCACGATGCCAGCCAGGCCGCCCCTTCCCTGCTCCACCGGCACTTTGATGATTTAATTCCAAGTTTCTCCCATCCCCAGCGGGTCCTGGCAGGGCGAGCAGCCCTACATTCCTCGCACAGAAACACAGGCAGAAATAACAAACCCCCGTGGtcgaggtttttttttccccctccttttccaGCCTTTGGGGCCGTCCTCCCGCCCAGGCAGGAACAAAGCAGGCGGTCATTCCCTGCGTGGGGGGCGCGAGGGGCTCGGCGCTGCCGTGTTGGTGTTGGCCGCCAGCCAGCTGTGGGGCGGCTGCGTGCTGCCCCCAAATGTCCCCGTCCTTCCTTCCGCATCCAGAGCCTCGTGGGGTGGGGGGCACAAGAGGGGGGACCCTCATGGTGTGGTTCTCCATCATTGTTTGGGGACAGTGCTTCAGTTTAGGGACAGCATTGAACTCAGGGACAACGCTTTGGTTTAGGGACGATGCTGAATGTTGGGGTGATGAAGGTTTTGGGGACAGTGGTTCAGTTTAGGGACAATACAGACCCTTGGGACGATGTGGAATTTGGAGATGTTGCTGAATGTGCAGATAATGCTTCATTTCAGAGATGATGCCAATGTTGGGGACAATAATTCACATTAGGGATGATACAGAATTTGGGGACCATGCTGAATTTGGGGAAGATGCTGAATTTGGAGATAATGCTTTGGTTTGGGGACAGTGCTGAATTTGGAGGCGCTGCTGAACTTGGGGACACCGATTTAGTTCAGGGATGATGCAGAATTTGGGGACAATGCTTTGGTTTAGGGACAACGCAGAATCTGGGGACAACACTTCGGCTTAGGGGCAACGCTGAACTGGGgacaatgttttgttttagggaTGATGCTGAACTTGGGGATGATGCTGAACTTCAAGACAATGCTTTGTTTTGGGGACAATGCTGGATTTGGAGACGATGCAGAATTTGAGGACAATGCTGAACTGGGGGAAAACACCAAATTTGGGGTAGGTGCAGAATTAGAGCGGGGCACCCGCGCCATTAATAGACCGGTGGCCGTGCTCCTCCAGCGCCGTGCCACAGGCCCCCCGTCCTCCCCATGCCCCTGTCCCTTGCACGGAAGGGGAAAGGCCGGGACCGGCGGAGAAGGGGACGAGGTACGGCCCCTTTAAGAGCTCCCCCCCCGCCGGGCTGTGGTACGCGCCGCAGGGCCGCGCCGCGCGGGGGACAATGGGGCGGGGCGGTACCACTGtggctgcggggggggggggagagaggggaaggcaggaagtgcggcgcggccccgccccCTTCTCCTCGCCCACCCCCCGCCCTGCGCGGCGGGGAGCGGTGAGTGAGGCGGCGGCAGGTCCGCTTCCCCCGGGCACGGCTTCGGGCAGCAGCGTCGGGCAgcgggcagcggcggcggcggcagggTGAGGCCTCGAACCCGGGTCCTGAGGGTGGCGGGGCGCGGAGCCGGGGACAGGATTCGAACCTATGTCCTCCGGGTGCAGCCTCAGCGCTGGGTGCCCCCGCTGCAGCCCCGCGGTTAGCAGCTGCCCGCGGCCCCCTCTGCAGCCCGAGCCTCGGCGTCCCCCGTGCCAACCTCAGCCCCCCATGCCCTCTGCTCCTCACCCCTTATTGCAGCCCGACCCCCAGCATCCCCGAGGGCCCCTGATCCCCAGCGTCCCCAAAATATAGCGATCCCTCACCCCTCCATATGCCCCTGAACAACAGCCCACCTATTGCAACCTGACCCCCAGCATCCTCCACATCAGCCTCAGCCCCCCTATATCCCTCTGACTTCTAACATCCCCAGTACCAACATCAGCCCCATCATatctccctgctccccacccTCGCATCCCCCTGAACCCCAGCATCATCCTCATTAGCTTCAGTCCCCCCATATTACCCTGACCCCCACTTCCCTTATCAGCTGGACCCCCAGCATCTCCAATACCAACCTCAGTCCCCCAATATCCCCCTGAcccccagtgtcacccacaTCTACTTCAGTCCCCACATCACCCTGACCCCCACCCCCCATATGCCCCTCACCCACAGTCCCCTTATTGCATCCTGACCCCCCAGTCCACCCATATCCCCCTGACCACCACCCCCTTACCAGCCTGACGCCCGTATTGTGGCCTCACACCCAGCCCCCCCATTGtagccccactgcagccccccATTTGTGTCCTGCCCTCCTTGCAAAACTCTCACCCCTCGACCCCAACTTTTGCAGGCCAACCacccccctgcagccccagccatgGCCTGCAGCCTGAAGGACGAGCTACTGTGCTCCATCTGCCTCAGCATCTACCAGGACCCGGTGAGCTTCGGCTGTGAGCACTACTTCTGCCGCCGCTGTATCACGGAGCACTGGGTGCGCCAGGAGCCACAGGGTGCCCGCGACTGCCCTGAGTGCCGCCGCACCTTCACTGAGCCCACGCTGGCCCCCAGCCTGAAGTTGGCCAACATTGTGGAGCGCTACAGCGCCTTCCCCCTGGACGCCATCCTGGGGGCTCAGCGCAGCCCGTTCCCCTGCAAGGACCACGAGAAGGTGAAGCTCTTCTGCCTCACTGACCGCGCCGTCGTCTGCTTCTTCTGTGATGAGCCGGCAGTGCATGAGCAGCACCAGGTCACCAACGTGGACGATGCCTTcgaggagctgcaggtgggTGTCCATCTATCCATTCATCCCTGCATATCCATCCCTCTGGACTCTCTGGGTCGTGGTATCTGTGAGTCgctctgtccatctgtctgtgtGCACCGTGCAGTACGGTGTCCTTCTGTCTGCATGCAGGACACCCAGAGCTCCCTCTGCCTGTTTGCTTGTGGCTCTGGGGTGCTGCTCCCCGTACAATCCCCTTATCTATCCCCACAACTGGAGCACTGTCCTCTGCCCATCCGTCCATCCACACCATGTGGCCACACACCCGctcatctgtctgtctgctcCTCCATCCATGTatggctctgctgggctgctccctgGGGATTCCCAGGCAGCTCCAAGCCAGacccccctcctgccccatacAGGACCACAcgtcccacagcagcaccaaatCCCATCCCCAaacctgctgtgctggggcagcttTGTGCCATGCGCTGACCCTCATGGGCTCCAATCACCACAGTGCCAGCTTAGACCCTGATAGATATCTAttgggctgtggggctgccccacagctctcccagcacctcAGCGTCACGCTGCTGGTGGCTGGGAGCACTGCCCAAGCATGGGGCATGCacaaagctttgcattttccctGCAACCCAGGGGGTGttgctgctgtggggtggggaagCGGGCAGTGCTACAGGGCCGGGGCTGAGCATGGGGTCAGAGTGCACTGTGTTGCAGCgggagctgaaggagcagctgcAAGGCCTGCAGGAGAGCGAGCGAGGCCATACCGAGGCCCTGCACCTCCTCAAGCGGCAGCTGGCCGACACCAAGGTAGGAGTGAGGCTGCAGGGACATGCCCCAAAtcccttcccctgccccctccccacgcACGCGGCCTGGGCGCTGATGGACCCACTGCGGCCCGGCTGTGCCCCCCACCTCCTCAGTCATCAGCCAAAAGCCTGCGGGCCACCATTGGGGAGGCCTTTGAGCGGCTGCACCGGCTGCTGCGGGAGCGGCAGAAGGCgatgctggaggagctggaggccgACACGGCACGGACGCTAACCGACATCGAGCAGAAAATCCAGCGCTACAGCCAGCAGCTGCGCAAGgtgcaggagggcagccagATCCTGCAGGAGCGCCTGGCCGAGGCCGACAAGCACGCCTTCCTGGCTGGCGTCGCATCCCTGTCCGAGAGGTGAGCGGGTGcggggggggcagggggcacCCACAGAGCTCCATGCCCATTGCTGCCCATCCCGCAGGCTGAAGGGGAAGATCCACGAGACCAACCTGACCTACGAGGACTTCCCCACCTCCAAGTACATGGGGCCGCTGCAGTACACCATCTGGAAGTCGCTCTTTCAAGACATCCACCCAGGTGAGCGTGAGGCCgggtggggggtgggagggggacACCGTGCCCCCCACGCCCAGGGGTGCTGACACCCACCTTTCCGCAGTGCCCGCAGCGCTGACGCTGGACCCCGGCACAGCCCACCAGCGCCTCATCCTCTCTGACGACTGCACCATCGTGGCCTACGGCAACCTGCACCCGCAGCCGCTGCAGGACTCGCCGCGCCGCTTCGATGTGGAGGTGTCGGTGCTGGGCGCCCAGGCGTTCGGTGGCGGCGTGCACTactgggaggtggtggtgtccGAGAAGACGCAGTGGATGATAGGGCTGGCGCACGAGGCCGTCACCCGCAAGGGCAGCATCCAGATCCAACCCAGCCGGGGCTTCTACTGCATCGTCATGCACGATGGGAACCAGTACAGCGCCTGCACCGAGCCCTGGACGCGGCTCAATGTCAAGAGCAAGCTGGAGAAGGTGGGCGTCTTCCTGGACTACGACAAGGGGCTGCTCATCTTCTACAACGCCGACGACATGTCCTGGCTCTACACCTTCCGGGAGAAGTTCCCTGGGAAGCTCTGCTCCTACTTCAGCCCCGGGCAGAGCCACGCCAATGGGAAGAATGTGCAACCGCTGCGCATCAACACCGTCCGCATCTAGCGGGACCCCGCGGGGCAGCGGTGGGACGGGGCCGCGTCCCTGCCCTCAAGGCGCAGCTGACTTTGGGTACCGGGCACGGTGCGGCTGGTGTCCCCGTCCTGTGCTTCCACGCGGCCCCGCGGGTCTGGCCCTGCTCCGGCCGCTGCAATAAAAGGTGCATTTGGAGCCGAGGGGCCGGGTGGTGCAGCCCCTGCGCGGGGTGGGggatgctgtgccatgctgcagtgtgctgtgcCTATTGCACTGTGCCATCCTGCCCCGTGCTGTGCCGTGGTGGCATGCGTTGtgcaggggctgggggtgcGTACGGTGCAGAGCGGGCACGGGGTGTGCAGTGGTGCTGTACGAGGGCTGGCAGAAGGTGTGCCCCGCAGGGGGTGTGTAGTAGGGCTGTTACATGGGGTTTGATGGCCAGCGTGTAGTGTAGGGCTGTGTGATATCTACAGCGGTGATATGTGGGGGTGTGATATGCGGGGTGCGATGTTTGGGGGCTGCGATACACGGAGGGGTGAGAtacagggcagggctgtgccggAGCAGTCGAGCCGCTGGGAGCACCGGGGGCTGCCCCCGCCGCTCTCCTCCCGCCCACGAGGGGGCGCTGTGGCACCGCGCGCGCTCTATCCTCCCGGTCTCGCTGGTCGCGCATGCGCGGGGGCGGAGCCTGGCCGCCGCCATCTTGCAGCGGGCGCTGGCCCGCCGGTAGCGGGGCGCGGCCCGGCCGGCTCGGCCATGGAGCCGAGCGGGGGGCGGAAGGAGAGACCGAAGGGCCGCGAGCCGGCGGCGCGCCTGGAGAAGGCCAAGCAGAGGTCGgcccagcaggagctgaagcAACGGCAGCGCGCGGAGGTGAGCCGGGCGGGCCTAGGGCCGGGGCCTGACGCGGCGCCTCACGCAGCGCCTCACCGCGGTCTCTGTCCCTCCCCCCGCAGATCTACGCGCTGAACCGCGTGATGACGGAGCTGGAGCAGCGGCAGTTCGACGCCTTCTGCAAGCAGATGCAGGCCGGCGGCGAGtgagggccgggccgggcgcaGTGCCGTCCCAGCGGCAGGCAGCTCGgagcgcccggccccgccccttTCCTAACTCAGTATTTATGCCTTCAATCTGACAaagacctcttttttttttttttcctttcttgctttctttttatctttttttttctaaataaaagcaGTGGTCGTTCTGCCTTCCTCCGGCTCCCGCTG
The sequence above is a segment of the Numida meleagris isolate 19003 breed g44 Domestic line chromosome 20, NumMel1.0, whole genome shotgun sequence genome. Coding sequences within it:
- the ERMAP gene encoding erythroid membrane-associated protein codes for the protein MACSLKDELLCSICLSIYQDPVSFGCEHYFCRRCITEHWVRQEPQGARDCPECRRTFTEPTLAPSLKLANIVERYSAFPLDAILGAQRSPFPCKDHEKVKLFCLTDRAVVCFFCDEPAVHEQHQVTNVDDAFEELQRELKEQLQGLQESERGHTEALHLLKRQLADTKSSAKSLRATIGEAFERLHRLLRERQKAMLEELEADTARTLTDIEQKIQRYSQQLRKVQEGSQILQERLAEADKHAFLAGVASLSERLKGKIHETNLTYEDFPTSKYMGPLQYTIWKSLFQDIHPVPAALTLDPGTAHQRLILSDDCTIVAYGNLHPQPLQDSPRRFDVEVSVLGAQAFGGGVHYWEVVVSEKTQWMIGLAHEAVTRKGSIQIQPSRGFYCIVMHDGNQYSACTEPWTRLNVKSKLEKVGVFLDYDKGLLIFYNADDMSWLYTFREKFPGKLCSYFSPGQSHANGKNVQPLRINTVRI
- the SVBP gene encoding small vasohibin-binding protein, which produces MEPSGGRKERPKGREPAARLEKAKQRSAQQELKQRQRAEIYALNRVMTELEQRQFDAFCKQMQAGGE